TGTTTAATCTGCGTGTACGGTTAAATGTATGGCATAATAATCTTTGATGATGAGTGTCCACTGTACCGCCCCCCCTGGCGACTTTgctagttttgtttttgtttttgttttttgcttttggtcGTGCTTTGTAACTATTCTCTAAACATCTTTACTTGGTGATCCAGAATAATAAATGACACAGAAATAAATTTTTGAGCATCTCCTAGTGGTATACAGGGTCAAACTTAGCAGAGACTTCATTTGAAAGTATTTTCGTGTTTCTGTCTTTTGACTGTACGGTTTGTTTGTCTTTGGCCTACAGAAAATCAATCGGGATCGTGATGCCAACAAAGGGAATTAAACAAGAATTTACCTTCAGTGAATCTGTGGTTTGTCAAAGCATGCAGGTAATGTGCATCCCCCTGGCAATTGAAGAGAATGGCATGAGATTGTGGCCGTGCCGCCTCAGTATGTGCGAAGTTGTCGTGCAATTCAATAAGAGAGGGTTGATGTGGGCCGGGTTGATAGTTGCAAGTAAATATCTGTTTATCGTCGAGCAATATATACTTAAATACTTTTAGGATGATTTGATTGCAATACAACTCAATTGGATGGAGTACTTGGTAGGAAAACCTTGGTGCTGTAAATTTATGTAGCACATTATTCAGATGTGTGGCTTTCATGATAAGTTGTAGGCCttgatcttttttctttttcttggtttcAGATTTCAGTAGGCCTTGATCTGTATGACCATATAAAAATTAGCACAATATCCTGTTCATTTCTAGAGTCATGACCTTTGAAGCACCTGCGAGTGCGAACTTTTTGGGTCAAATATGTTTTGTACGCCTGTGGATTGGGGTCTGACAATTTGCATCAAGTCTTTCAAAAATTGACTgaactctaaaccctaaaaccctTTTGATGAttggcccaaaaaaaaaaaaaaaattaaaaaaaaaaaaaccactttTGATGTAGCATTCAGTGTGACTCTTCTTCTTTGGCGTACATGAAGGGTAAATTGGTGTTTtagacaacaaataaaaatctttTCTAAATTGAAACCCAAGCATCATTGTGGTGACAGTTTGTAACCTCATGgttattttcatcaatttttaaaagatgACTAACAAATTGTTTAGCAATAATTCTCTATTGAGATTCGTGAGGCTACTTTAGCAATAATAATTTGGTTCatatgggaaaaaaaacaaaacaaaacaaaacaaacagagaaTAAGGAAAACCCCTTGAAGTAAATGTCAATACATTTCTCAGTATGCGATCTTGGCTGTATGATAGCTGAGATGCTGCTAACACATTCTGAACGCCTTATTTTGGGGCAACTTTATGCATGCCATTGTGAGGTGACATATGCTGCTACAaaattttgtgtttctttAGCCCCAAAATCCAAAACGATGTATTGAAAAGGCTCCCAGGCTCCTCTTGCGAGTGAATATTGATATAAATAAGGGAAAAAGTGTGCATGGTTTCATGAGTTAAGTGCTTGTTCAAGGCAAATATTAATCTTTTATAGGTCAGTTGGGTTGGGTGTCCCTTACTCCGCTAaccaatctttttttttaatctcgtTTTTTGTAGGTGAGTTGGGTGTCCATCTTGACAAGTTGAAATGCAGTTTTACTTGCATGGCAGAATACCGTGTATACTGTCAAGTGAAAGCATAACACGTGTTACAAAATCTAACCCATAAATACAAACTTGTAACATATGTTAGTGCTTCTCACTCATCTTGCTAGTATGAGAAATCTCAAGTCtagtttttctcattttttgtTCTGGTTTTGGATTGGATCTATGCTTTCCATCCAAGTCAAAAGCCTACCATGTTAGGAGATGATCTTGTAATGTTTTTGCAAGTATTGATGATTGACGGAATTCTTCTTATTGTATAAATAATGCATAAGTAAACAGCTCGGGaaggaaacaaaaacttgGTTTGAGAATAATGAAAACAATGGGCCCAAACTGGGCTACAAAGTTGGACTTCAGAGACTTAAATCTAAGCCCATCAAGCCTGAAGCGTGTAAACCCATGCCACAGTGCTAGGGTTTAAGCTCTATCCGTCTcctccctttctctctttcattttgttgtgttttgcGAAACAAGAAACAGAACAGGAAGCAATCATGTCTCGGCCAGAGCTGCAAGCTCCACCTGAGATTTTCTACAATGAAGAGGAGGCTCGCAAGTACACTCGCAATTCTCGAATCATGGAAATTCAGTCAGAGCTCTCCCACCGAGCCCTCGAGCTTCTCGCTTTGCCTGAAGATGGCGTCCCCAGGTTGCTCCTCGACATTGGTATCTTTCGAAACCCAGCAGCTcatctttcaatttttcatcAAAAAGCAAAggggttttagttttattcaTTGAACAAGTGAAAAAGCTGAGTGCTTGAGCTTTTCACTGTAGGTTGTGGTTCGGGTCTTAGCGGAGATACATTGTCAGAGAGTGGGCATCAGTGGATTGGTTTAGATATTTCCCGGTCAATGCTTGgtatgtgtttttttgggtttttttttatatactttgtttctaacttttgttttgcttttgagcTTCTTTGCTTGCTTCCATGGGTTGTTTCTAAATGGgcatttcatttatttgataATTGGAGATGTTGCATTGGAGAATGAGGTTGAGGGTGACCTTTTGCTTGGGGACATGGGTCAGGTATCACACTTCAAGCACTTGATATGTTTGCTTATATCTGGTTTGCAATTCAGCGTAATCattgaaaagacaaagaaaagagaaatgcaTTCAACCCAaagttgtttcttttttatcagCAAAATGTTATGGTTCAaccctaattttttatttttgcaggGCTTAGGACTTCGTTCAGGAGTTATTGATGGAGCCATAAGTATCTCAGCCGTTCAGgtttgccctttttttttttattgtttactcGCCAATACTTACaatgaaattaatatttagctttattttttctatgttTGCATGTGCCCCTTGTCAGGAGTATTCTTATACTCCACTAGTTGAGAGCTTAAAAGCCAATTATTTCcattctatttttaatatatgaaCAACCATTTTCTAAATGATTGTGGTTTGTCTAATCCTTAAAGCTTTCCTGAATTAAAATTGCTATTTTATACctgttttttcttcatttgtaATTACTGATACTACTTCATGTATGGATTGTTGATAGTGTGGTATGGTCTACTTTATGAATATTTCTCCAATTttactcttcttctttttttatgttgttgttgttggaatGCAGTGGTTGTGCAATGCTGATAAGTCCTCACATAATCCACGATTACGGTTGAAGTATGTGGTGTTTCTTATTGGTTTTTATATCCTCATCATAATTCTATATTGTTGTATGCTTGAAATATGAAGATAGGTGTATCAGGATCTTATTGGTCTTGGCCACATTAAACATAGGTTGAGCCTGTAATCTCTTCTTGATTGCAGTATGAGCGTTTTGTCTTAAATTCTTTTGCAGGGCTTTCTTTGGATCATTGTACAGATGCTTAGCAAGGGGAGCAAGAGCAGCATTTCAAGTGTATCCTGAAAATCTAGACCAGCGAGAGCTGATTTTAAGTTCTGCAATGCGTGTTGGATTTGCTGGGGGTGTAGTTGTTGATTATCCCAACAGGTATGCAACCAATGAAAGAAATCTAATGATAGGCTATTAGTTTGTCTGAAACGATGTGGTTACTAAACTGCTCTCTAAGGTCTTTGCTCATGCATGAGCCTATATATCTACTGAGAAACACCTTGTAACCACTCCTGATACATGAACCTTTTCAGGCTTTCCCAATtagcttttaaaaaaacaatattatatATCAGATCGACCCATGCACTGCACAAAAAGATCTGAACAATGCCAGTAAATATGAACAGATATGTAGTTTGGATTTTTATTCTGCATGGAAATTTGACATCCTTGACTAGTTCTTAAGGCTTGCTATAATTGATAAATGAAATAATGGTACTTTCGAAAGGAGTAACAAGACCCTAATTTATGGGACATAGAATGGATTTGTTAAGAGATGATGATGTGATAATTAGACAATTTcagaataaatgaaaatatcaaAGGCATTGTGGTTATTCATCTCTGTGTATTTCgtgttatttattttcttgagaATACAGAAGGCAATAAACATGTAAAGAATGATTGCTGAACTGCTCATCATTGCTGTTGACTTGTGAATTAGCTCCTGAAGAAATTCAggtcttaaataaataaataaataactaacctttttctcttccattttACAAGTTGCACTATCATTGTATGGTACAATGgttttattcattttcttgTCTACATGttcatttcatcattttaCCTTTCACTAGTCCTCTTTTGATTTCCTTTCAATCTAATATTTTCCTTGCCTGGATGATCAGAGGAAAAATTGGAATGTGTTTCCGTAACTTAACCCAATGAGTGAAGCTCTTAAGAGAGTATTGCATGAATAGGATTTATAGGAAAAAGGGTTAGTTTCTGAGTTCACATTAATTATCTTGTAACAGttccaagaaaagaaaa
The window above is part of the Prunus dulcis chromosome 1, ALMONDv2, whole genome shotgun sequence genome. Proteins encoded here:
- the LOC117624730 gene encoding 18S rRNA (guanine-N(7))-methyltransferase RID2, producing the protein MSRPELQAPPEIFYNEEEARKYTRNSRIMEIQSELSHRALELLALPEDGVPRLLLDIGCGSGLSGDTLSESGHQWIGLDISRSMLDVALENEVEGDLLLGDMGQGLGLRSGVIDGAISISAVQWLCNADKSSHNPRLRLKAFFGSLYRCLARGARAAFQVYPENLDQRELILSSAMRVGFAGGVVVDYPNSSKKRKEYLVLTCGPPSISTSTPNGKGEDGESSSDDDSEDEDNQTVSISDRHRPKKKQKITKKGKGREWIIKKKEQMRKKGNVVPPDTKYTARKRKARF